The proteins below come from a single Crossiella sp. CA-258035 genomic window:
- a CDS encoding potassium channel family protein: protein MIRRRWSVSQLTDRPDHDLVGVIRIPEGGRGPVRSIVTRVIGASIALAITVVIVYLDRHGYRDVDENGLTLLDSIYYATVSLSTTGYGDITPVSDSARLTNILVITPLRVLFLIVLVGTTLEVLTERSRQAFKIQKWRANVRDHVVVIGYGTKGRSSVSALLGDGVDPSQIVVVDTEHESLEAATQQKLVTVHGSGTRSDVLRIAGVPQAKAVVVATNRDDTAVLVTLTARELAPKAQIVASVREAENVHLLRQSGADSVVVSSETAGRLLGMATTTPSIVEMFEDLLTPDAGLAIAERDVEPSEIGGSPRHISDIVLGVVRGGQLYRVDAPEADAIETGDRLLYVKKVTPAGPE, encoded by the coding sequence ATGATCCGGCGTCGGTGGTCGGTGAGCCAGCTGACCGACCGTCCTGACCACGACCTGGTGGGGGTCATCAGGATCCCCGAGGGCGGCCGCGGTCCGGTGCGCTCGATCGTCACCAGGGTGATCGGCGCGTCCATCGCGCTGGCCATCACGGTGGTCATCGTGTACCTGGACCGCCACGGCTACCGGGACGTGGACGAGAATGGGCTGACCCTGCTCGACTCCATCTACTACGCCACCGTGTCGCTGTCCACCACCGGCTACGGCGACATCACCCCGGTCTCGGACTCGGCCCGGCTGACCAACATCCTGGTGATCACCCCGCTCCGGGTGCTCTTCCTGATCGTGCTGGTCGGCACCACCCTCGAAGTGCTCACCGAGCGCTCCCGCCAGGCTTTCAAGATCCAGAAGTGGAGGGCCAACGTGCGTGACCACGTGGTCGTCATCGGCTACGGCACGAAGGGCCGCTCGTCGGTCAGCGCGCTGCTCGGCGACGGGGTGGACCCCAGCCAGATCGTGGTGGTCGACACCGAGCACGAGTCCCTGGAAGCCGCCACCCAGCAGAAGCTGGTCACCGTGCACGGCTCCGGCACCCGCTCCGACGTGCTGCGCATCGCGGGCGTGCCGCAGGCCAAGGCCGTGGTGGTGGCCACCAACCGGGACGACACCGCGGTGCTGGTCACCCTGACCGCCCGCGAGCTCGCCCCCAAGGCCCAGATCGTCGCCTCGGTCCGGGAAGCGGAGAACGTGCACCTGCTCCGCCAGTCCGGCGCCGACTCGGTGGTGGTCTCCAGCGAGACGGCCGGCCGCCTGCTCGGCATGGCCACCACCACCCCGTCCATCGTGGAGATGTTCGAGGACCTGCTCACCCCGGACGCCGGCCTGGCCATCGCCGAACGCGACGTGGAGCCCAGCGAGATCGGCGGCTCGCCCCGGCACATCTCCGACATCGTGCTCGGCGTGGTCCGCGGCGGTCAGCTGTACCGGGTGGACGCGCCCGAGGCGGACGCGATCGAGACCGGGGACCGGCTGCTGTACGTCAAGAAGGTCACCCCGGCCGGCCCGGAGTGA
- a CDS encoding ATP-dependent DNA helicase: protein MTELATPHEVAAALGLHPPTPEQAEVIAAPAEPALVIAGAGAGKTETMAARVVWLVANGLVTPERVLGLTFTRKAARQLADRVRARLRRLAGSGLLERLDPSGDRRAAVTAAEPTVLTYHAYAGRLVGEHGLRLPVEPGARLLTETAAWQLAHRVVAGWTEDIDTDKVPATVTQYLLSLAGELGEHLVTPDQLRAHAAEFCRLIEDAPRAPRQREGLPVALQEIVAAQRLRVALLPLVEAYAKRKRREAAMDFADQMSLAATLAESDPDVVALERERYGAVLLDEYQDTGHAQRVLLRGLFGGSGRPVLPVTAVGDPVQAIYGWRGASAANLPRFATDFPARDPRGKWVPATTYGLLTSFRNPPEVLRLANQVSAELRSGVAELRARDGAGVGDVRIALLPDIRAELDWVADTVAARWESTVDATGAPPTAAVLVRRRADMAGIAAALRERGLPVEVVGLGGLLDEPEVRDLVSALRMLTDPLAGTAAMRLLTGARWRLGVADLAALWRRARHLATPESKRGGPDPLDALADALPGEHAEQAGLVDALDDPGPPEDYSPEGYRRIRRLGGELAALRRRGDQPLGELVADVERTLLLDIESLSRLSGVGRAHLDAFADVVSEFARSSANPTLNGLLDYLATAERAEDGLEPGEVEVSPDRVQILTAHAAKGLEWQVVAVPHLVKDVFPGRRKSASWLRVPHQLPAVLRGDAQDLPGLNLASCENRKEIEEALAVHSEEFEERRLAEERRLLYVALTRSEETLLVSGHWWGETGEKPRGPSEFLTEIHEVVTAGERVGIVHHWAERPEEDEANPLAAQGNSLTWPVDPLARRRSAVTEGANLVRQALSTVDEYRPPVEEPADEEPLATPSDEEYLPPDDDYLPPEEDEYLPEDPYLDEPEPPEPPEPEPEATAEPEPEPAPEPAPATGFDPEGWARDVDVLLAERAAAASRREQVLLPEQLSVSQLVELAKDPDALARRLRRPLPFPPNPLARRGTAFHAWLENRFQASRLLDFDELPGAADADLPTEENVDVLQRAFLASDWAERTPHDVEVPFETEVDGITVRGRMDAVFADPDGGWTVVDWKTGAVPDEDHLPALSVQLAAYRLAWAALSGAELDTVRAAFHYVRADVTLRPADLLDAEGLRDLVRSIPLR from the coding sequence GTGACCGAACTCGCCACCCCGCACGAGGTGGCGGCGGCGCTCGGCCTGCACCCGCCCACCCCGGAACAGGCCGAGGTGATCGCCGCGCCCGCCGAGCCCGCGCTGGTCATCGCGGGCGCGGGCGCGGGCAAGACCGAGACCATGGCGGCCAGGGTGGTCTGGCTGGTGGCCAACGGCCTGGTCACCCCGGAACGCGTGCTGGGCCTGACCTTCACCCGCAAGGCCGCCCGCCAGCTCGCCGACCGGGTGCGCGCCCGGCTGCGCAGGCTGGCCGGTTCCGGCCTGCTGGAACGGCTCGATCCCAGCGGCGACCGCAGGGCCGCGGTCACCGCCGCCGAGCCGACCGTGCTGACCTACCACGCCTACGCGGGCAGGCTGGTCGGCGAGCACGGGCTGCGGCTGCCGGTGGAGCCGGGGGCCCGGCTGCTCACCGAGACCGCGGCCTGGCAGCTCGCGCACCGGGTGGTGGCCGGGTGGACCGAGGACATCGACACCGACAAGGTGCCGGCCACGGTCACCCAGTACCTGCTGTCCCTGGCCGGTGAGCTGGGCGAGCACCTGGTCACCCCGGACCAGCTGCGGGCGCACGCCGCGGAGTTCTGCCGCCTGATCGAGGACGCGCCGAGGGCGCCCCGGCAGCGCGAGGGCCTGCCGGTGGCCCTGCAGGAGATCGTGGCCGCACAGCGGCTCCGGGTCGCGCTGCTGCCGCTGGTGGAGGCATACGCCAAGCGCAAGCGACGAGAGGCGGCGATGGACTTCGCCGACCAGATGTCGCTGGCGGCCACCCTGGCCGAGTCCGACCCGGACGTGGTGGCGCTGGAGCGGGAGCGCTACGGCGCGGTGCTGCTGGACGAGTACCAGGACACCGGCCACGCCCAGCGGGTGCTGCTGCGCGGCCTGTTCGGCGGGTCCGGCCGGCCGGTGCTGCCGGTCACCGCGGTGGGCGACCCGGTGCAGGCGATCTACGGCTGGCGCGGCGCGAGCGCGGCCAACCTGCCCCGCTTCGCCACCGACTTCCCGGCCCGCGACCCACGCGGGAAGTGGGTCCCCGCAACGACCTACGGCCTGCTCACCAGCTTCCGGAACCCGCCGGAGGTGCTGCGGCTGGCCAACCAGGTCTCCGCCGAGCTGCGCTCCGGCGTGGCCGAGCTGCGGGCCAGGGACGGCGCGGGCGTCGGCGACGTGCGGATCGCGCTGCTGCCGGACATCCGGGCCGAGCTGGACTGGGTGGCCGACACCGTGGCCGCCCGCTGGGAGTCCACAGTGGACGCCACCGGTGCGCCGCCGACGGCCGCGGTGCTGGTGCGCAGGCGGGCCGACATGGCCGGGATCGCCGCCGCGCTGCGCGAACGCGGCCTGCCGGTGGAGGTGGTCGGCCTCGGCGGCCTGCTGGACGAGCCCGAGGTCCGCGACCTGGTCAGCGCGCTGCGCATGCTCACCGACCCGCTCGCGGGCACCGCGGCCATGCGCCTGCTCACCGGCGCCCGCTGGCGGCTGGGCGTGGCCGACCTGGCCGCGCTGTGGCGCCGGGCCCGGCACCTGGCCACCCCGGAGAGCAAACGCGGCGGCCCGGACCCACTGGACGCGCTGGCCGACGCGCTGCCCGGCGAGCACGCCGAACAGGCCGGGCTGGTGGACGCGCTGGACGATCCCGGCCCGCCGGAGGACTACAGCCCCGAGGGCTACCGCCGGATCCGCAGGCTCGGCGGCGAGCTGGCCGCGCTGCGCCGCCGCGGCGACCAGCCGCTCGGGGAGCTGGTCGCCGATGTGGAACGCACCCTGCTGCTGGACATCGAGTCGCTGTCCCGCCTCTCCGGCGTGGGCCGCGCGCACCTGGACGCCTTCGCCGACGTGGTCTCCGAGTTCGCCCGCAGCAGCGCCAACCCCACCCTCAACGGCCTGCTGGACTACCTGGCCACCGCCGAACGCGCCGAGGACGGCCTGGAACCCGGCGAGGTCGAGGTCTCCCCCGACCGGGTGCAGATCCTCACCGCGCACGCGGCCAAGGGCCTGGAGTGGCAGGTGGTCGCGGTGCCGCACCTGGTCAAGGACGTCTTCCCGGGCCGCCGCAAGTCCGCTTCCTGGCTGCGGGTGCCGCACCAGCTGCCCGCGGTGCTGCGCGGCGACGCCCAGGACCTGCCCGGGTTGAACCTGGCCTCCTGCGAGAACCGCAAGGAGATCGAGGAAGCCCTGGCCGTGCACTCCGAGGAGTTCGAGGAACGGCGGCTGGCCGAGGAGCGCAGGCTGCTCTACGTGGCGCTGACCCGCTCCGAGGAGACCCTGCTGGTCTCCGGCCACTGGTGGGGCGAGACCGGGGAGAAACCGCGCGGCCCCTCGGAGTTCCTGACCGAGATCCACGAGGTGGTCACCGCGGGCGAGCGGGTCGGCATCGTGCACCACTGGGCCGAGCGCCCCGAGGAGGACGAGGCCAACCCGCTGGCGGCGCAGGGAAACAGCCTCACCTGGCCGGTGGACCCGTTGGCGCGCAGGCGCTCCGCGGTCACCGAGGGCGCGAACCTGGTCCGCCAAGCACTGTCCACTGTGGACGAGTACCGGCCGCCGGTGGAGGAACCGGCCGACGAGGAACCGCTCGCCACCCCGTCGGACGAGGAGTACCTGCCCCCGGACGACGACTACCTCCCGCCGGAGGAGGACGAGTACCTGCCGGAGGACCCCTACCTCGACGAGCCGGAGCCGCCCGAGCCGCCGGAACCCGAACCGGAGGCCACCGCCGAGCCCGAACCCGAACCGGCCCCGGAACCCGCGCCCGCCACCGGGTTCGACCCGGAGGGCTGGGCGCGCGACGTCGACGTCCTGCTCGCCGAACGCGCCGCCGCCGCGAGCCGCCGCGAACAGGTCCTGCTGCCCGAACAGCTCTCGGTCAGCCAGCTGGTCGAGCTGGCCAAGGACCCGGACGCGCTGGCCCGCCGCCTGCGCCGCCCGCTGCCGTTCCCGCCGAACCCGTTGGCGCGCCGGGGAACCGCCTTCCACGCCTGGCTGGAGAACCGCTTCCAGGCCAGTCGGCTGCTCGACTTCGACGAGCTGCCCGGCGCGGCCGACGCCGACCTGCCCACCGAGGAGAACGTGGACGTCCTGCAGCGCGCCTTCCTGGCCAGCGACTGGGCCGAGCGCACCCCGCACGACGTGGAGGTCCCGTTCGAGACCGAGGTGGACGGCATCACCGTGCGCGGCCGGATGGACGCGGTCTTCGCCGACCCGGACGGCGGCTGGACCGTGGTCGACTGGAAGACCGGCGCGGTCCCCGATGAGGACCACCTGCCCGCGCTGTCGGTCCAGCTGGCCGCCTACCGCCTGGCCTGGGCCGCGCTCTCCGGCGCGGAGCTGGACACCGTGCGCGCCGCCTTCCACTACGTGCGCGCCGACGTCACCCTGCGCCCGGCCGACCTGCTCGACGCCGAGGGCCTGCGTGACCTGGTCCGCTCGATCCCGCTGCGCTAG
- a CDS encoding ATP-dependent DNA helicase: protein MSLRPPALVRRTAEPVPPPRWDDAARAVLAHTGGFLRVLGGPGTGKTTLLAEVAADRIRRGADPERVLVLAASRKSAITLRARITARLTADQPDGLRTIREPLVRTVHSYAFAVLRLQAARDGLPPPRLLSGPEQDAVVRELLAGDIEAGAPDWPERLRPALGLPGFAAELRDLLLRAAERGVGPEELIELGERHERPEWVAAGTFGLQYEQVTLLRGVVGSAGPQAAAPALDAAELVGSALLALQTDPDLLAAEQARVRHLLVDDGQHLDPLQYTLVRRLGDAAQECVLAGDPDQAVFTFRGADPRRLLAEVPGERGTVVLTHDHRMAPAVRAAVRRLAGRLPGAGPQRELRGRTDGDPGSVQVKVLASAAQEATWIADQLRRAHLLEEVPYSAMAVLVRSTGNTLPVLRRALLAAGVPVAVPGDELPLPQQNAVWPFLTVLRCAADPALLDPDLAAALLAGPFGGGDPLALRKLRRGLRRLELAAGGDRASGELLVEALNVDEKLVALDEAAEPARRVAMLLRIARQAVAAGEGVEQVLWQVWQASGLEQRWLSLAGRHGPVGAQADRDLDSVVELFDAAARYADRLPGSGVAGFADYLASQQISGDTLAPAAPQGEAVALLTAHAAVGREWAVVAVPGVQEGIWPDLRLRGSLLGVERLVDLLSGVRAEDKVSAVAPILAEERRLLLVAASRARQSLIVSAVRGEDDTPSRFLDELDGADFEGSEEADAVRPVFQPSRGLILADLVGDLRRAVCDPRAEADQRQRAATQLARLAAAGVPGAHPDSWYGLGETSTERPLWTDVEAVGISPSTVDILSRCPLRWMVERHGGQDPAELASITGSLVHALVQAAASGADPEALQRTLDEAWAAVDAGAPWFSRKERARVEQMVDSFRAWLVRSRAELTQVAVEHEITVELPPKEEGGPWLRVKGRVDRLDTDGEGRPVVVDIKTARTAVSKKEAEEHPQLAVYQLAAALGAFSSLGLRDEPGGARLLYVAKPDKKSGAAERNQPPLDGEKVKVWLDAVYAAGQACIGPTFTATENTDCSRCPAKTCCPTQDSGRQVSE, encoded by the coding sequence GTGTCCCTCCGTCCGCCCGCGCTGGTTCGCCGGACGGCCGAGCCGGTTCCGCCGCCCAGGTGGGACGACGCGGCCCGTGCGGTGCTCGCGCACACCGGCGGGTTCCTGCGGGTGCTGGGCGGGCCGGGGACGGGCAAGACCACGCTGCTGGCCGAGGTGGCCGCGGACCGGATCCGGCGGGGGGCCGATCCGGAGCGGGTGCTGGTGCTGGCCGCGAGCCGGAAGTCCGCGATCACCCTGCGGGCCCGGATCACCGCGCGGCTGACCGCGGACCAGCCCGACGGGCTGCGCACGATCCGCGAGCCGCTGGTGCGCACCGTGCACTCCTACGCCTTCGCGGTGCTGCGGTTGCAGGCCGCCAGGGACGGGCTGCCGCCGCCGCGGTTGTTGTCCGGGCCGGAGCAGGACGCCGTGGTGCGGGAGCTGCTGGCCGGGGACATCGAGGCGGGCGCGCCGGACTGGCCGGAGCGGTTGCGGCCCGCGCTGGGGCTGCCGGGGTTCGCCGCCGAGCTGCGGGACCTGCTGCTGCGGGCCGCCGAGCGCGGGGTGGGGCCGGAGGAGCTGATCGAGCTCGGTGAGCGGCACGAGCGGCCGGAGTGGGTGGCGGCAGGCACCTTCGGGTTGCAGTACGAGCAGGTGACGCTGTTGCGCGGGGTGGTCGGCTCGGCTGGTCCGCAGGCCGCCGCGCCCGCGCTGGACGCGGCCGAGCTGGTCGGCTCCGCGCTGCTGGCCCTGCAGACCGATCCGGACCTGCTGGCCGCCGAGCAGGCCCGGGTGCGGCACCTGCTGGTGGACGACGGGCAGCACCTGGATCCGTTGCAGTACACGCTGGTTCGCCGGCTGGGCGACGCGGCGCAGGAGTGCGTGCTGGCCGGGGACCCGGACCAGGCGGTGTTCACCTTCCGCGGCGCGGACCCCCGTCGGCTGCTGGCCGAGGTGCCCGGCGAGCGCGGCACTGTGGTGCTCACCCACGACCACCGGATGGCGCCCGCGGTGCGCGCCGCGGTGCGCAGGCTGGCCGGCCGGCTGCCCGGCGCCGGACCGCAGCGCGAGCTGCGCGGGCGGACCGACGGCGATCCGGGGTCGGTGCAGGTGAAGGTGCTGGCCTCGGCGGCGCAGGAGGCGACCTGGATCGCCGACCAGCTGCGGCGGGCGCACCTGCTGGAGGAAGTGCCCTACTCGGCGATGGCGGTGCTGGTGCGCAGCACCGGGAACACGCTGCCGGTGCTGCGCAGGGCGCTGCTGGCCGCCGGGGTGCCGGTGGCGGTGCCCGGGGACGAGCTGCCGCTGCCCCAGCAGAACGCGGTGTGGCCGTTCCTGACCGTGCTGCGCTGCGCGGCCGACCCCGCGCTGCTCGACCCCGACCTGGCCGCCGCGCTGCTCGCCGGGCCCTTCGGCGGTGGCGATCCGCTGGCGCTGCGCAAGCTCCGCCGCGGCCTGCGCCGCCTGGAACTGGCCGCCGGTGGCGACCGGGCCAGCGGTGAGCTGCTGGTCGAGGCGCTCAACGTGGACGAGAAGCTGGTGGCGCTGGACGAGGCCGCCGAGCCCGCGCGGCGGGTGGCCATGCTGCTGCGGATCGCCCGGCAGGCGGTGGCCGCGGGCGAAGGCGTGGAGCAGGTGCTGTGGCAGGTCTGGCAGGCCAGCGGGCTGGAGCAGCGCTGGCTGTCGCTGGCCGGGCGGCACGGGCCCGTTGGCGCGCAGGCGGACCGGGACCTGGACTCGGTGGTCGAGCTGTTCGACGCGGCCGCCCGCTACGCCGACCGGCTGCCCGGCTCCGGGGTGGCCGGGTTCGCCGACTACCTTGCCTCGCAACAGATCTCCGGCGACACGCTGGCCCCGGCCGCGCCGCAGGGCGAGGCGGTGGCGCTGCTCACCGCGCACGCCGCGGTCGGCCGGGAGTGGGCGGTGGTCGCGGTGCCGGGGGTGCAGGAGGGGATCTGGCCGGACCTGCGGCTGCGCGGCTCGCTGCTCGGGGTGGAGCGGCTGGTCGACCTGCTCTCCGGGGTGCGCGCCGAGGACAAGGTCTCCGCGGTGGCCCCGATCCTGGCCGAGGAACGGCGGTTGCTGCTGGTCGCGGCCAGCCGGGCCCGGCAGTCGCTGATCGTCAGCGCGGTGCGCGGCGAGGACGACACCCCGTCCCGGTTCCTGGACGAGCTGGACGGCGCGGACTTCGAGGGCAGCGAGGAGGCCGACGCGGTCCGCCCGGTGTTCCAGCCCAGTCGCGGCCTGATCCTGGCCGACCTGGTCGGCGACCTGCGCCGCGCGGTCTGCGATCCGCGGGCCGAGGCCGACCAGCGGCAGCGCGCGGCCACCCAGCTGGCCAGGCTGGCCGCGGCCGGGGTGCCCGGCGCGCACCCGGACTCCTGGTACGGCCTGGGCGAGACCAGCACCGAACGTCCACTGTGGACAGACGTGGAAGCGGTCGGCATCTCACCGTCCACTGTGGATATTCTATCCCGCTGTCCGCTGCGCTGGATGGTGGAGCGGCACGGCGGCCAGGACCCGGCCGAGCTGGCCTCCATCACCGGCTCGCTGGTGCACGCCCTGGTGCAGGCCGCCGCCTCCGGCGCCGATCCGGAAGCCCTGCAACGCACCCTGGACGAGGCCTGGGCCGCGGTGGACGCGGGCGCGCCCTGGTTCTCCCGCAAGGAAAGAGCCAGGGTGGAGCAGATGGTCGACTCCTTCCGGGCCTGGCTGGTGCGCAGCCGGGCCGAGCTGACCCAGGTCGCGGTCGAGCACGAGATCACCGTGGAGCTGCCGCCGAAGGAGGAGGGCGGGCCGTGGCTGCGGGTCAAGGGCCGGGTGGACCGGCTGGACACCGACGGCGAGGGCCGCCCGGTGGTGGTCGACATCAAGACCGCGCGCACCGCGGTCAGCAAGAAGGAGGCCGAGGAGCACCCGCAGCTGGCCGTCTACCAGCTGGCCGCCGCGCTCGGCGCGTTCTCCTCCCTGGGCCTGCGGGACGAACCCGGCGGCGCGAGGCTGCTCTACGTGGCCAAGCCGGACAAGAAGTCCGGCGCGGCCGAGCGCAACCAGCCACCGCTGGACGGGGAGAAGGTCAAGGTCTGGCTGGACGCGGTCTACGCGGCGGGACAGGCCTGCATCGGACCCACCTTCACCGCCACCGAGAACACCGACTGCTCCCGCTGCCCGGCCAAGACCTGTTGTCCCACACAGGATTCCGGCAGGCAGGTGAGCGAGTGA
- a CDS encoding family 2B encapsulin nanocompartment shell protein codes for MESDVRTESNGNGNGHAQLSLGTAAARNLATTTKSVPQMQAISSRWLLKVLPWVEAKGGAFRVNRRLSYTVGDGRVTFTSVGDQIRVVPPELCELPILRGFGDEEVLIALALRFQQREYQPGDVIVEFGNESNEAFLIAHGKVNKLGLGEFGDQTVLGTMANGDHFGDDSLTDPSSIWDYTVKAVTPVTVLVLEQRGYDEIVHQSPALQEHIAAYVAGQARKGNPHGEAEIKVASGHEGEVALPGTFVDYELTPREYELSVAQTVLRVHSRVADLYNQPMNQLDQQLRLTIEALRERQEHELVNNKSFGLLHNADLKQRIHTRSGPPTPDDLDDLLATVWKEPGFILAHPKAIAAFGRECSRRGIYPTAIDMNGNKVPSWRGVPILPCNKIPVTQNNTSSIMLLRVGEHNQGVVGLHQTGIPDEYQPGLSVRFMGISEKAIISYLVSAYYSAAVLVPDALGILENVELGRHDG; via the coding sequence TTGGAGTCCGACGTCCGGACCGAGAGCAACGGCAACGGCAACGGGCACGCCCAGCTCAGCCTCGGTACGGCTGCGGCGCGGAACCTGGCGACGACGACCAAGTCCGTCCCGCAGATGCAGGCGATCTCCTCCCGGTGGCTGCTGAAAGTGCTGCCCTGGGTGGAGGCCAAGGGCGGCGCGTTCCGGGTCAACCGGCGGCTGAGCTACACCGTCGGCGACGGCCGGGTCACCTTCACCTCGGTCGGCGACCAGATCCGGGTGGTGCCGCCGGAGCTGTGCGAGCTGCCGATCCTGCGCGGGTTCGGCGACGAGGAGGTGCTCATCGCGCTGGCCCTGCGGTTCCAGCAGCGGGAGTACCAGCCGGGCGACGTGATCGTGGAGTTCGGCAACGAGTCCAACGAGGCGTTCCTGATCGCGCACGGCAAGGTCAACAAGCTCGGCCTCGGCGAGTTCGGCGACCAGACCGTGCTGGGCACCATGGCCAACGGCGACCACTTCGGCGACGACTCGCTCACCGACCCCAGCAGCATCTGGGACTACACCGTCAAGGCGGTCACCCCGGTGACCGTGCTGGTGCTGGAGCAGCGCGGCTACGACGAGATCGTGCACCAGTCCCCCGCGCTGCAGGAGCACATCGCGGCCTACGTGGCCGGCCAGGCGCGCAAGGGCAACCCGCACGGCGAGGCCGAGATCAAGGTGGCCTCCGGGCACGAGGGCGAGGTGGCCCTGCCCGGCACCTTCGTCGACTACGAGCTCACCCCGCGCGAGTACGAGCTCAGCGTGGCGCAGACCGTGCTGCGGGTGCACTCCAGGGTGGCCGACCTCTACAACCAGCCGATGAACCAGCTCGACCAGCAGCTGCGGCTGACCATCGAGGCGCTGCGCGAGCGCCAGGAGCACGAGCTGGTCAACAACAAGAGCTTCGGCCTGCTGCACAACGCCGACCTCAAGCAGCGCATCCACACCCGCTCCGGCCCGCCCACCCCGGACGACCTGGACGACCTGCTGGCCACGGTGTGGAAGGAGCCCGGCTTCATCCTGGCCCACCCCAAGGCGATCGCCGCCTTCGGCCGGGAGTGCAGCAGGCGCGGCATCTACCCGACCGCGATCGACATGAACGGCAACAAGGTGCCGTCCTGGCGCGGGGTGCCCATCCTGCCCTGCAACAAGATCCCGGTCACCCAGAACAACACCAGCTCGATCATGCTGCTGCGGGTCGGCGAGCACAACCAGGGCGTGGTCGGCCTGCACCAGACCGGCATCCCGGACGAGTACCAGCCCGGACTTTCGGTGCGGTTCATGGGGATCAGCGAGAAGGCGATCATCTCCTACCTGGTCAGCGCCTACTACTCGGCCGCGGTGCTGGTGCCGGACGCGCTGGGCATCCTGGAGAACGTGGAACTCGGCCGGCACGATGGCTGA
- a CDS encoding geranyl diphosphate 2-C-methyltransferase has protein sequence MTTVQPRESETAKPVLRSAYQRSVAEYWNAEQDPVNLRLGDVDGLYHHHYGLGDYDPAVLEAPADRRDQAIIDEMHRLETAQAEVLLDHLGDVKPTDKLLDAGCGRGGTSIMANLRFGCEVDGVSISQKQVDFANEQARKRGVADRVRYHFRNMLDTGFETASRKAIWNNESTMYVDLHQLFAEHARQLEIGGRYVTITGCYNDVTGGRSKAVSQIDQHYTCNIHPRSAYFKAMQANNLVPISVIDLTAATIPYWELREKSSVATGVEAPFLQAYREGSFHYLLIAADRI, from the coding sequence ATGACCACAGTCCAGCCACGGGAATCCGAGACGGCCAAGCCGGTGCTGCGCAGCGCCTACCAGCGTTCGGTTGCGGAGTACTGGAACGCCGAGCAGGACCCGGTGAACCTCCGGCTCGGCGACGTCGACGGCCTCTACCACCACCACTACGGCCTCGGCGACTACGACCCCGCGGTGCTGGAAGCCCCCGCCGACCGACGGGACCAGGCGATCATCGATGAGATGCACCGGCTGGAGACCGCGCAGGCGGAGGTGCTGCTGGACCACCTCGGCGACGTCAAGCCCACGGACAAGCTGCTGGACGCGGGCTGCGGCCGCGGCGGCACCAGCATCATGGCCAACCTGCGCTTCGGCTGCGAGGTCGACGGCGTGTCCATCTCGCAGAAGCAGGTGGACTTCGCCAATGAGCAGGCCCGCAAGCGCGGGGTGGCCGACCGGGTGCGGTACCACTTCCGGAACATGCTCGACACCGGGTTCGAGACGGCCTCCCGCAAGGCCATCTGGAACAACGAGAGCACCATGTACGTGGACCTGCACCAGCTCTTCGCCGAGCACGCGCGGCAGCTGGAGATCGGCGGCCGCTACGTCACGATCACCGGTTGCTACAACGACGTCACCGGCGGGCGGTCCAAGGCGGTCAGCCAGATCGACCAGCACTACACCTGCAACATCCACCCGCGCAGCGCGTACTTCAAGGCCATGCAGGCCAACAACCTGGTGCCGATCAGCGTGATCGACCTGACCGCGGCCACCATCCCGTACTGGGAGCTGCGGGAGAAGTCCTCCGTGGCCACCGGCGTGGAGGCCCCGTTCCTGCAGGCCTACCGCGAGGGCAGCTTCCACTACCTGCTCATCGCGGCCGACCGGATCTGA